One Gossypium raimondii isolate GPD5lz chromosome 3, ASM2569854v1, whole genome shotgun sequence genomic window carries:
- the LOC105794058 gene encoding small acidic protein 1 isoform X2, with translation MRPMPMEFVRDPDDQGSAMEVDGVNTPEIFDEGVIASDNKLAYADFFNNFEDNFDDSDIN, from the coding sequence ATGAGGCCGATGCCCATGGAATTCGTGAGGGACCCAGACGACCAAGGTTCAGCCATGGAAGTCGACGGTGTTAACACACCGGAGATCTTCGACGAAGGCGTCATCGCTTCCGACAACAAGCTCGCCTACGCCGATTTCTTCAACAACTTCGAAGACAATTTTGATGACTCCGATatcaactaa
- the LOC105794058 gene encoding uncharacterized protein LOC105794058 isoform X1: MDWGCILCQIVHKGKESLQFKGLKLRIFALATVMSSVLIYNLPETIREADISRLSFAVELAEEFYGRFVLLPVLN; this comes from the exons ATGGACTGGGGATGCATACTATGTCAGATAGTACACAAAGGAAAGGAATCGCTGCAGTTCAAGGGTCTCAAACTAAG GATTTTTGCATTGGCAACTGTTATGAGCTCTGTACTAATTTACAACCTGCCTGAGACG ATTCGTGAAGCTGACATATCTCGGCTGTCATTTGCTGTTGAGCTTGCTGAAGAATTTTATGGAAGGTTTGTGCTTCTTCCAGTACTAAATTGA
- the LOC105794059 gene encoding uncharacterized protein LOC105794059 has product MACNVINSWTFTALVGAFLDLSIAYLLLCGSTLAYLASKFLGLFGKSLPCPCNGSFGHPHKNNCFQSMLVNNPHLKISSVQTSVKKKIPFDSIWNNFYNEDKDDWHSNFDNWRNGDVAMGGEAMFSSSCNSKKNTIRANIGRFENQRPRIGLRRRKRVANGYGGKFLSFPNDPLASINTTPTGLNPSITTPDDSEDGRETSKEIQLPKQGLQDFEIDDDSFTENKIEKEPAVAEIKCLTPDWNFDGSDKNAIVEQALGEENDARAALYLELEKERIAAATAADEAMAMILRLQEEKATIEMEARQYQRMIEEKFAYDAEEMNILKEILLRREREKHFLEKEVEAFKQMFCEKEVSDMDMYDMAAIYDQKTLNMEQLVMSKKIAESVGEKEKTVHNIDVSEYAMGSIGSLDHAVDFGNELPVSELNEDTASLNYSIEKNHSNPCRNDYEISQKFEARGMTWENENPGHQRSYVQSNLSTTHSRSDLLERAINTVAEEEQNRETSPHQCLTPKATEAKIIFPYNNEKMEKHGEDLHQIDSGINYHILDVHVINDESDLCRTCNNQTIGGLETEPYRRSSSLDRPGRLPPCGPSRVKSLPPISRRNSMSAFDYERLKIDYEVDWLRERLKIVQKGREKLNFPSGRKKGEHFQLQILENPASQLREIQQLTEPRKALRRASLPHPFSKVMSKKKNQRGVLGGVLRSV; this is encoded by the exons aTGGCATGCAATGTGATCAATTCATGGACATTCACTGCTCTAGTTGGTGCTTTTCTGGATCTCTCCATAGCTTATTTATTGCTTTGTGGATCAACTCTTGCTTATTTAGCTTCGAAATTTCTGGGTTTATTTGGAAAGTCCTTGCCTTGTCCTTGTAATGGATCGTTCGGCCACCCACATAAGAATAATTGTTTTCAATCCATGTTAGTTAATAACCCACATCTTAAAATCTCTTCTGTTCAAACTTCTGTTAAGAAAAAGATTCCTTTTGATTCAATCTGGAACAACTTTTATAACGAAGATAAAGATGACTGGCATTCAAATTTTGACAACTGGCGAAATGGGGATGTTGCAATGGGAGGGGAAGCAATGTTTAGTTCATCATGTAATTCAAAGAAGAACACCATTAGAGCAAATATAGGAAGGTTTGAGAATCAGAGGCCAAGAATTGGACTTAGGCGGCGTAAAAGAGTTGCTAATGGCTATGGCGGAAAGTTTTTGAGTTTTCCGAATGATCCTTTGGCTTCCATTAATACTACCCCAACTGGTTTGAATCCTTCCATTACAACCCCAGATGATTCTGAAG ATGGCCGGGAAACGTCAAAAGAGATTCAATTGCCAAAGCAAGGTTTGCAGGACTTTGAAATAGATGATGACTCTTTTACAGAGAATAAAATTGAGAAGGAACCAGCAGTGGCTGAGATCAAGTGCTTGACGCCAGATTGGAACTTTGATGGCAGTGACAAAAATGCAATAGTAGAACAAGCTCTAGGCGAAGAGAATGACGCTCGTGCTGCTCTGTACCTTGAGCTTGAGAAAGAGAGAATCGCTGCTGCAACTGCTGCAGATGAGGCTATGGCAATGATATTGCGCCTGCAAGAGGAGAAGGCAACAATCGAGATGGAAGCGAGGCAGTACCAGAGGATGATTGAGGAAAAATTTGCATATGATGCTGAAGAAATGAACATTCTCAAAGAGATCTTATTAaggagagaaagagaaaagcATTTCTTGGAGAAAGAAGTTGAAGCTTTCAAGCAAATGTTTTGCGAAAAAGAGGTATCAGATATGGATATGTATGATATGGCAGCCATATATGACCAAAAGACTTTGAATATGGAGCAACTGGTAATGTCAAAGAAGATCGCTGAATCTGTTGGGGAGAAGGAAAAGACAGTGCATAACATTGATGTTTCAGAGTATGCGATGGGATCCATCGGATCACTTGATCATGCTGTTGATTTTGGGAATGAATTACCAGTTTCAGAACTTAATGAAGATACTGCTTCTTTAAATTATAGTATCGAAAAAAATCACTCAAATCCATGTAGAAATGATTATGAAATTAGTCAAAAATTTGAGGCGAGGGGAATGACATGGGAGAACGAGAATCCCGGTCATCAAAGAAGTTATGTTCAGTCCAATCTGTCAACTACTCATTCGAGATCTGATCTGCTTGAGAGAGCCATTAACACTGTAGCAGAAGAGGAACAAAACAGAGAAACCAGTCCACATCAATGTTTGACACCAAAGGCAACTGaggctaaaataattttcccatataataatgaaaaaatggAGAAGCATGGAGAAGATTTGCATCAAATAGATTCTGGAATCAATTATCATATTCTTGATGTTCATGTCATTAATGATGAATCTGACTTGTGTCGGACATGCAATAACCAAACCATTGGTGGGTTAGAAACTGAGCCTTACAGGAGAAGCAGCAGTTTAGATCGACCTGGCAGATTACCACCATGTGGTCCTTCACGAGTCAAATCTCTACCTCCCATTTCGCGCAGAAATTCCATGTCTGCTTTCGATTATGAGAGGTTGAAAATCGATTATGAAGTTGATTGGCTTAGAGAAAGGCTAAAGATTGTACAGAAAGGAAGAGAGAAGCTCAACTTCCCGTCAGGGCGGAAGAAAGGGGAACACTTTCAGTTACAAATATTGGAAAACCCTGCTAGTCAACTTCGAGAGATTCAACAATTGACAGAACCCAGGAAGGCTTTGCGACGGGCATCTTTGCCCCACCCATTCTCGAAG GTTAtgtcaaagaagaaaaatcagAGGGGTGTTCTTGGAGGCGTGTTGAGAAGTGTTTAA